The Epinephelus lanceolatus isolate andai-2023 chromosome 14, ASM4190304v1, whole genome shotgun sequence genome has a window encoding:
- the LOC144466777 gene encoding trace amine-associated receptor 8a-like: protein MPHGRNACVGTAAATRYLRKEEYMVEHITRPRCSSSPDDDDPASDQNLPGRQQHTICSGSCQSCSSLKMEELCFPQLLNTSCRKPTSPWANFVLLNIVLYFISLLTVALNLLVIISVSHFRQLHTPTNILLLSLAVSDFLVGLLVIPGEILLKTSCWFLGDLICLLYYYVSVIIVCSSIGNMVLISVDRYVAICDPLHYTTRVTVKRVKLCVCLCWLCAVSYCSLLLKDDLTQPGRYNSCHGECVIVMNHTAGVVDLVVIVIVPISVIVVLYMRVFVVAVSQARAMRSHITAVTLQLSVNQKTKKSELKAARTLGVLVVVFLICFCPFYCVTLAGDALVSSSSAWLYLFYLNSCLNPLIYALFYSWFRKAVKLIVSLQILQPGSCSTNIL from the exons ATGCCCCACGGAAGGAACGCGTGTGTAGGTACAGCGGCGGCCACAAGGTATCTGAGGAAGGAGGAATATATGGTCGAGCACATCACCAGGCCCAGGTGCAGCTCATCACCTGATGACGACGACCCCGCCTCGGACCAGAACCTGCCAGGAAGACAACAGCACACA ATTTGTTCAggaagctgccagagctgcagctctctgaagATGGAGGAGCTCTGCTTTCCACAACTGCTCAACACCTCCTGCAGAAAGCCCACCTCTCCTTGGGCCAACTTTGTGCTCCTTAACATTGTGCTGTACTTTATCTCTCTGCTCACTGTGGCTCTTAACCTCCTTGTCATCATCTCAGTCTCCCACTTCAG gCAGCTCCACACACCCAccaacatcctcctcctctctctggctgtctcaGACTTTCTCGTGGGCCTCCTGGTGATACCGGGAGAAATCCTGCTAAAAACATCCTGCTGGTTTCTTGGTGACCTCATATGTTTGCTCTATTATTATGTGTCCGTCATCATTGTGTGTTCTTCGATAGGAAACATGGTGCTCATATCAGTCGACCGCTATGTGGCTATTTGTGACCCTCTGCATTACACCACCAGAGTCACTGTGAAAAGagttaaactctgtgtgtgtctgtgttggctcTGTGCTGTTTCTTACTGTAGTCTCTTGTTAAAGGATGACCTGACTCAACCAGGCAGGTATAATTCCTGCCATGGAGAGTGTGTGATTGTCATGAACCACACTGCAGGAGTTGTTGACCTTGTTGTAATCGTTATTGTTCCCATTTCTGTCATTGTTGTTCTGTACATGAGAGTATTTGTTGTGGCTGTGTCTCAGGCTCGTGCCATGCGCTCTcacatcacagctgtcactctccagctttcagtgaatcaaaaaacaaagaaatcgGAGCTGAAAGCAGCCAGGACTCTTGGTGTTCTTGTAGTTGTGTTTCTAATATGTTTCTGCCCATTTTACTGTGTCACTCTTGCAGGTGATGCCTTGGTCAGTTCTTCATCTGCATGGCTTTATCTGTTCTATTTGAACTCATGTCTTAATCCTTTGATCTATGCCTTGTTTTATTCCTGGTTTAGAAAAGCAGTTAAACTCATTGTCAGTCTTCAGATTCTGCAGCCTGGCTCCTGCTCCACCAACATACTGTAG
- the LOC144466778 gene encoding trace amine-associated receptor 13c-like — protein sequence MEELCFPQLLNTSCRKPTSPWANFVLLNIVLYFISLLTVALNLLVIISVSHFRQLHTPTNILLLSLALSDFLVGLLVLPGEVLLKTYCWFLGDLLCLLYFYVSFIITSSSIGDMVLISVDRCVAICDPLHYTTRVTVKRVKLYVCLCWLCAVSYCSLLLKDDLTQPGRYNSCHGECVIVINHTVGVVDLVVTFIVPISVIVVLYMRVFVVAVSQARAMRSHITAVTLQLSVNQQTKKSELKAARTLGVLVVVFLICFCPFYCVTLAGDALVSSSSASFVFYLFYFNSCLNPLIYALFYSWFRKAVKLIVSLQILQPGSCSPNIL from the exons ATGGAGGAGCTCTGCTTTCCACAACTGCTCAACACCTCCTGCAGAAAGCCCACCTCTCCTTGGGCCAACTTTGTGCTCCTTAACATTGTGCTGTACTTTATCTCTCTGCTCACTGTGGCTCTTAACCTCCTTGTCATCATCTCAGTCTCCCACTTCAG gCAGCTCCACACACCCAccaacatcctcctcctctctctggctctctcaGACTTTCTCGTGGGCCTCCTGGTGCTACCGGGAGAAGTCCTGCTAAAAACATACTGCTGGTTTCTTGGTGACCTCTTGTGTTTGCTCTATTTTTATGTGTCCTTCATCATTACGTCTTCTTCGATAGGAGACATGGTGCTCATATCAGTCGACCGCTGTGTCGCGATTTGTGACCCTCTGCATTACACCACCAGAGTCACTGTGAAAAGAGTTaaactgtatgtgtgtctgtgttggctcTGTGCTGTTTCTTACTGCAGTCTCTTGTTAAAGGATGACCTGACTCAACCAGGCAGGTATAATTCCTGCCATGGAGAGTGTGTGATTGTCATTAACCACACTGTAGGAGTTGTTGACCTTGTTGTAACCTTTATTGTTCCCATTTCTGTCATTGTCGTTCTGTACATGAGAGTATTTGTTGTGGCTGTGTCTCAGGCTCGTGCCATGCGCTCTcacatcacagctgtcactctccagctttcagtgaatcaacaaacaaagaaatctgaGCTGAAAGCAGCCAGGACTCTTGGTGTTCTTGTAGTTGTGTTTCTAATATGTTTCTGCCCATTTTACTGTGTCACTCTTGCAGGTGATGCCTTGGTCAGTTCTTCATCTGCAtcatttgtgttttatctgttcTATTTCAACTCATGTCTTAATCCTTTGATCTATGCCTTGTTTTATTCCTGGTTTAGAAAAGCAGTTAAACTCATTGTCAGTCTTCAGATTCTGCAGCCTGGCTCCTGCTCCCCCAACATACTGTAG